In Flavimarina sp. Hel_I_48, the following are encoded in one genomic region:
- a CDS encoding polysaccharide biosynthesis protein, producing the protein MFRNKTLLITGGTGSFGNAVLDRFLDSEINEIRIFSRDEKKQDDMRNLYKNDKIKFYIGDVRNYNSVENAMRGVDYVFHAAALKQVPSCEFFPLEATKTNVMGSENVVQAAIAHKVKKVICLSTDKAAYPINAMGMTKALMEKVIVAASRNVNPDDTTICLTRYGNVMASRGSVIPLFAKQIKEGKDLTVTDPNMTRFLMSLEEAVELVIFAFKNGQQGDLFVHKAPASTIEDLAKAVCNVFHAKNEVRIIGTRHGEKLFETLCTREEMLKAEDLGGYFRIPADNRDLNYEKFFDEGEKGISQFEDYNSHNTTRLSVADVEKALLELGYIQNELKNKV; encoded by the coding sequence ATGTTTAGAAACAAAACTCTGTTAATCACCGGTGGTACAGGATCTTTCGGTAATGCAGTTCTAGATCGCTTTCTGGATTCAGAAATCAATGAAATACGTATATTTTCCCGAGATGAAAAAAAACAGGACGATATGCGCAATCTATATAAAAATGATAAAATCAAGTTTTATATAGGAGATGTACGTAATTATAACAGCGTTGAAAATGCCATGAGAGGTGTTGACTACGTTTTTCATGCGGCTGCATTAAAGCAAGTGCCATCCTGTGAATTTTTTCCATTAGAAGCCACGAAGACCAATGTTATGGGCTCTGAGAATGTGGTGCAGGCCGCCATAGCGCATAAAGTAAAGAAGGTTATCTGCCTGAGTACAGATAAGGCGGCATACCCCATTAATGCCATGGGCATGACCAAAGCCTTAATGGAAAAAGTTATAGTTGCTGCTTCTAGAAACGTAAACCCAGATGATACTACCATCTGCCTTACGAGATATGGAAATGTAATGGCCTCAAGAGGTTCTGTGATTCCACTGTTTGCAAAACAGATTAAAGAAGGAAAGGATCTTACGGTAACAGATCCCAATATGACCAGATTTCTAATGTCTCTTGAAGAGGCGGTAGAATTGGTGATTTTCGCTTTTAAAAATGGTCAACAAGGCGATCTTTTTGTACACAAAGCGCCAGCAAGTACTATTGAAGATCTTGCAAAGGCAGTATGCAATGTGTTCCATGCAAAGAATGAAGTCAGGATCATAGGCACGCGACATGGTGAAAAACTCTTTGAAACCTTATGTACAAGGGAAGAAATGTTAAAGGCTGAAGATTTAGGGGGTTATTTCCGCATTCCTGCTGACAATCGTGACCTCAATTATGAAAAATTCTTTGATGAAGGAGAAAAGGGTATTTCACAATTTGAAGATTACAATTCGCACAATACAACCAGATTGAGCGTTGCCGATGTTGAAAAGGCATTACTTGAATTGGGATATATTCAAAATGAATTAAAAAATAAAGTATGA
- the wecB gene encoding non-hydrolyzing UDP-N-acetylglucosamine 2-epimerase, whose protein sequence is MIKVMTIVGTRPEIIKLSEVIKELDKYTNHILVHSGQNYDYELNEVFFKDLGLRKPDFFLEAAGTNAAETIGNVITKSDALLEQEKPDALLLYGDTNSCLSVIAAKRKKIPIFHMEAGNRCFDQRVPEEINRKIVDHLSDINMPLSEHARQYLLNEGLRPETVIKTGSPMLEVLTRQMEAIDASSVLQREGLKARDYFIVSIHREENVDSEENFNDLMESLNAISHHFDKKVIISTHPRTRKKLEEINFVSENDKLVFSKPFGFHDYIHLQKNAFCVISDSGTITEEASILNLPAITIRQAHERPEGMDEATLIMTGLKKDLIMNSIEVITSQFAEKEYPVHKVRDYDVDNVSTKVLRIILSYTDYINRTVWKK, encoded by the coding sequence ATGATCAAGGTTATGACGATCGTAGGCACCAGGCCTGAAATCATTAAACTAAGTGAGGTAATTAAAGAACTTGATAAATATACAAATCATATTCTTGTACATTCAGGGCAGAATTATGATTATGAGCTCAATGAAGTTTTCTTTAAGGATCTGGGATTGAGAAAACCTGATTTTTTTCTGGAAGCTGCCGGTACTAATGCCGCTGAGACCATAGGTAATGTAATTACTAAATCTGATGCTTTATTAGAACAGGAAAAACCAGATGCCTTACTGCTTTATGGCGATACCAATAGTTGCCTGTCAGTCATTGCGGCTAAGAGGAAAAAAATTCCAATTTTTCATATGGAAGCTGGTAACAGGTGTTTTGATCAGCGCGTACCGGAAGAAATCAACCGTAAAATCGTAGACCATCTCAGCGATATCAATATGCCACTTTCAGAACATGCACGACAATATTTGTTAAATGAAGGCCTGCGACCGGAAACAGTTATAAAAACAGGCTCACCTATGCTTGAAGTGCTTACCAGGCAAATGGAAGCTATAGATGCTTCTTCTGTATTACAACGGGAGGGTCTAAAAGCAAGAGATTATTTTATTGTAAGCATACACAGGGAAGAAAATGTAGATTCTGAGGAAAATTTTAATGATCTTATGGAATCCCTAAATGCGATCAGCCATCACTTTGATAAAAAGGTCATCATTTCTACACACCCCAGGACCAGAAAAAAATTAGAAGAAATCAACTTTGTTTCTGAGAACGATAAACTCGTTTTTTCAAAACCATTTGGCTTCCACGATTATATTCATTTACAGAAAAATGCTTTCTGCGTCATTTCTGACAGTGGGACGATTACTGAAGAAGCGTCTATCCTAAACCTCCCTGCGATAACTATTAGACAGGCCCATGAACGGCCCGAAGGTATGGATGAAGCCACGCTTATAATGACAGGGCTCAAAAAAGACTTGATCATGAACAGTATTGAAGTTATTACATCGCAATTTGCAGAAAAGGAATATCCTGTTCATAAAGTTAGAGATTACGATGTTGATAACGTTTCAACTAAGGTATTGCGGATAATCTTATCCTATACTGATTATATTAACCGAACCGTCTGGAAAAAATAA
- a CDS encoding dTDP-4-dehydrorhamnose reductase family protein, which yields MKKKIMILGSTGMLGHQVYYHFKENGNYDITDVSFRNKLTSDSIILDLHQKEELANLIKKVKPDYVINCVGILIKGANDNPANAIYLNSYLPHLLAQLCDDIHAKLIHVSTDCVFSGDKGGYTELDVKDGKDIYAKTKALGEVEKTHHLTLRTSIIGPELKKNGEGLFDWFMKQEGETNGFTKAIWSGVTTTQLAKVIVSAIDQDLEGLYHVTNGASINKFDLLQIFKSITGKDIKINAVEGKQVDKSIVDTRSELKMEIPTYSVMIDEMYSFMKSHHSLYENYSLSGK from the coding sequence ATGAAAAAGAAGATAATGATTCTCGGCTCTACGGGAATGCTAGGTCACCAAGTGTACTACCATTTTAAAGAAAACGGAAACTACGATATTACTGATGTTTCCTTTAGAAATAAATTGACTTCAGATAGTATAATTTTAGACCTTCACCAAAAGGAAGAGCTTGCAAATCTCATAAAAAAAGTCAAACCCGATTATGTAATTAATTGTGTGGGAATTCTTATTAAAGGTGCAAATGACAATCCCGCAAATGCAATTTACTTAAACTCTTATCTTCCCCATCTACTTGCACAGCTTTGTGATGATATACATGCGAAGCTCATACATGTATCAACCGATTGTGTATTTTCTGGTGATAAAGGCGGTTATACAGAACTTGATGTAAAAGATGGCAAGGATATCTATGCGAAAACCAAAGCGCTGGGTGAAGTTGAAAAAACACATCATTTAACGCTTCGCACCTCTATTATTGGACCAGAATTAAAGAAAAATGGCGAAGGACTCTTTGACTGGTTTATGAAACAGGAAGGAGAAACAAACGGTTTTACTAAAGCTATATGGTCAGGTGTTACGACGACTCAGCTTGCTAAAGTTATCGTTTCTGCAATAGATCAAGATCTAGAAGGTCTTTACCACGTTACCAATGGTGCATCTATTAATAAATTTGATTTATTGCAAATATTTAAAAGCATTACCGGTAAGGATATTAAAATCAATGCCGTTGAAGGAAAGCAGGTTGACAAATCAATAGTGGATACCAGATCAGAATTGAAAATGGAAATACCCACCTATTCCGTTATGATTGATGAAATGTATTCTTTTATGAAATCTCATCATTCCCTCTATGAGAATTACAGTTTAAGCGGAAAATGA
- a CDS encoding glycosyltransferase family 4 protein — MKILLLVDDYLPQSTKIGAKMMHELGVALIHSGHSVSVVTPDHRIDKNYVHEVLDGVNVYRFKSGDVKAESKIKRAINETLLSYNAWRHLKDIFIKNPCELIVYYSPSIFFGSLVNKLKQKWSARSYLILRDIFPQWVIDHGMIKEKSIIATYFRAFERKNYKAADSIGLQSPKNLEWFQNKFGLKNKTEVLYNWSSEKPVINSNNSFRIKYHLTDKIVLFYGGNMGEAQDMMNLVRLAQKLSNYKNAHFVFAGSGNEFDLVKESIEKFSLTNILLLEPVNQKTYRMMLSEFDIGLFTLHKEHSTYNFPGKLLGYMSQGLPILGSVNNGNDVVETIENAGAGFVTYNGNDNKFLENTRYLLDNDQKRIEMGNNSLDLLKTKFSVEAAVDKVTQI; from the coding sequence ATGAAAATATTATTATTAGTAGATGATTACCTGCCGCAGAGTACTAAAATTGGCGCAAAAATGATGCATGAACTTGGAGTAGCCCTTATACATTCTGGTCACAGTGTAAGTGTTGTTACCCCAGATCATCGTATCGATAAAAATTACGTACACGAAGTTTTGGATGGAGTAAATGTATATCGTTTTAAATCTGGCGATGTCAAGGCAGAATCTAAAATCAAAAGAGCGATTAATGAAACGCTCTTGTCGTATAATGCTTGGAGGCATCTGAAAGATATTTTCATTAAGAATCCTTGTGAATTGATTGTTTATTATTCTCCCTCAATTTTCTTTGGAAGTTTAGTTAATAAGCTAAAACAAAAATGGTCAGCCAGAAGCTATCTCATTCTAAGGGATATCTTTCCCCAATGGGTTATAGATCATGGAATGATAAAGGAAAAATCTATTATAGCTACTTATTTTAGGGCCTTTGAGAGGAAAAATTATAAGGCAGCTGATAGCATTGGGCTTCAATCTCCTAAAAATCTAGAATGGTTTCAAAATAAATTTGGTCTCAAAAATAAGACAGAAGTTCTCTACAATTGGAGCAGTGAGAAACCTGTAATAAATTCCAATAACTCATTTAGGATTAAATACCATCTTACTGATAAAATTGTATTATTCTACGGTGGTAATATGGGAGAAGCGCAAGATATGATGAATCTGGTAAGACTTGCTCAAAAATTATCAAATTATAAGAATGCACATTTTGTTTTTGCGGGATCAGGCAATGAATTTGATTTAGTAAAAGAATCTATTGAAAAATTTAGCTTAACAAACATTCTGCTCTTGGAGCCGGTAAATCAAAAAACTTACAGAATGATGCTCAGTGAGTTTGACATTGGTCTTTTTACTTTACATAAAGAACATTCAACCTATAATTTTCCTGGAAAATTACTAGGATATATGTCGCAAGGCTTACCAATTTTGGGTAGTGTAAATAATGGTAATGACGTTGTTGAGACTATCGAAAACGCTGGAGCAGGTTTTGTTACTTATAATGGTAATGACAATAAATTTTTAGAAAATACTAGATATTTATTGGATAATGATCAAAAAAGGATTGAGATGGGCAACAATTCTTTAGACCTTCTTAAAACCAAATTTTCAGTTGAAGCAGCTGTTGATAAAGTAACTCAGATTTAA